The Clavelina lepadiformis chromosome 3, kaClaLepa1.1, whole genome shotgun sequence region GTGCAACACAGCTTTGCCAGGTAAGAAGATGCTAGTAACAGCGTAGAAAAGTATTGTAGTACCTGGTACTCTAGGTagatttattgtttttgtatgCATTATGATTTCATATGCTTTGCCTTTGTGGATGTTTTTATGAGAATGGTTATGCTTTTAGCATGAGTATGTAATTTTATTGGTGTTATGAACTCCACGTTTCTAATGCAGATATGTTGATTAAAGAAACCAACTTGTCAACGGCATTAAATGAGCCAGCTATAAAGGAAACAAACTTGTGCAAAGGAAGTTTACCTTGCGAAGAGAACATGCGCGAAACAGATAGAGACAGAGTAGCCTCAGATCCAGATCCATCAGATCCAGATCCATCAGATCCAGATCCATCAGATCCAGATCCATCAGATCCAGATCCATCAGATCCAGGTGATTGATAAAGATTATTGTCGATCAAACATGAAGGTTTCTACATTGCCTATTCAATATTTAATAACTGTTATTTACCTGAGTCTTGGTTTTGCgttgtttttgctttgtttgtattAGTTATCTGTGTTGTGATACAGATGGAGATAAGGAAGACATTTTGTCATCACCTCATTTCAATCAGCTAACTGTAAGTGACAGCAAGCCAAACAACAGTGAAGAACTAGAAACTCCACGAAAATTTGTACAGAAACTTAAACTGAGAGCTGTAAAGTCTCAGGTATGGGAATAATGGGTAATGTGGTTTTCTCTTTCCCTGCATTTTAATAAtgcttttaacaaatttatgccgtttttgtttttttttatctatcGTTTAACTATAATCAGAAGTTAAAGCTACTTAAGTTGGTGTATAAAGACTAAGAAGAATGAAGAATACAGTTGAAAAACTGTTGAAATATGAAATAGGGGTTTTAAAACCCTCCACAAAATTAACTAGTGTTTCGTTTTCCTGTCTGCCATTTGGCTCCCCGGATGAGATTAGCAGACTaaactatagtatatggttTTACAGGAGAAAGATGGAGCATTTGCTAAGCAGTGGACCTTAGTCGGAATGAATCAAAACATTGCAAACAACGACCCACTGTCTCCTATTTTAGAAAATAGTGAAATCTTCTCAGATACGATGTTGAAGACAAAGGTCTTTCTTTTTTACATTGCTGTAGTTAGTGTAGTAGATACAGTAGTAATTACACATGCTGTAGTAATTAACATGACTTTCTAAGGTGGTTACTGGCCTATTTCACAGGGAAAAATTGTACGTTCAAGCTTTTGCGGTTTCTTATTAACTTAAGTTAAAAGTTACAACAAAgcaacctaacttaaatgatTTAATCTATCTTCAATTTAACTCAAAATAGCTATATTCAGATTTCTGCCAACCTTACTTAACGGTcacttttttgttaagttttatCTTATTATTGGTATAGGTGCTATATGACTTGTAgtaaattgttttacaaaaaacagTTGAAAGATCGTTCTGGTGATTCTGAAGCCAGTGATGAAAATGAGGAAAAATTTGAAGCTGGGTCAAAGCTTCAATCACTGCCAACTCTCTCTGGTCCACAAGTTCAATTtgaaagtttgacaaaagagaaaaatgtacaagaaataaaagaaaacgcTGATAAAACCAACGATGTAAAATTATCTCAGGTATATTGTTGACAAAAATGTCTAGCTTTAGTGTTGTTCACATTCTAATATTAAGAATTAAAGTAGTTTATCGAAGAAGTTTAATGTATAAGCGGTGAAGTTGTTTATAGAGTAATTCCAGACTGATAATATAGCTTTCATAGTTGTTCAaggtaattttttgtttgaaatttaagtGGATGTTTTTACTTAACAAACTCAAGTTTATTGCAATCAATCTAGGTTCCTATGATACTTTATGCCTACAAATTATCTGTCGCACAGGGTGTAGATCTGGATGATATACATGCGTCACCCAAACCAGATGAAAAGCGAAAATCGAAACGCATAAAAACACGTCAAGCCGCCAATGCGGAAAAGGAAAAACAAGCATGCAAGAAACGGTCATTTGTTATTGAGCTTTCAGATGACGATATTTGCGCTGCAGTAAATGCTTTAGATACAAACCTAGCATGTAGTTTGCACGAAAAAAGTGTCAAACAAGAAACATGCACCAATAGCGACAAAGATTTGCTGCCAGGAGAAAAAGGGAGTAAAACTACAGATTTACATCAAGGTTCCCCTTTGACGCAGGTTTCAGCCTCAACAAAATTCGATTTAAAAACTGTGGATTCTTTGCAGCTTGACGGGATTGATTTACTGACAATCGATTTTCCAGAAGTTCAAAACACCGTTGATACTTTTGATTGTAAATCAAAAAGTGAACATATGTCTCTAATGGAGTTTCAGAACGACCATCAAAAACAGGTGACTCTTGCAACCAATAATGGGAAAAGTCTCATTAAACCCAAGGATGACCTCGTTGAAACGAATCAGGAATCATACTTTGTTGATATTGTTCCACCAATGCGAGATCACACATACGCGATAAGTGAAAGGAAACTTCGAAAACAGTCAGATAATCCCCGGCTGAAAGATAATATAGATAGCCCAAACTTGCGAATGCAAACAAGGTCTTTTGTATGTGATCGCACCAAAGTCAAAGCTAGTAAATCAAATATCAACCCAGAGTCTAGTCATATGGTTAAACCTACAAGAAGAACTTTTACAGTAAAAGGAATGAGACGACCTTTAGGGCTCCCAGCTTCCACCAAATGCAGCGGATTTAGCAATTTACCAAGGAAAGTGGAAACGCAGCACATGCTGCCACCAGTTCCTAGTGAACAGAAAAGATCTCAGTCGAGCATGGGAAAATGCGAACCGCCACCAAAGAGACGATCCATCAGGCAGTACTCAAAAAACTTTGTGGTAACATCTGGGTAAACTCATAAAGGTTACTAAGAACTTTGACAAGTTTGGTTATTTAGGTTGCACAATCCACCTCTCTGGAGTCTTTTAACGCTGTTATTTATTCCACACAAAACTCCCTGCCTTTTTCATTCAGTGCACTGCCAACACTAACATTTATGTTTTACTTGCTTACGATCACTGCTGTAAACCACAACGTATAACTTCCATAGtattaattaatcatttttgtttaGAAAGTTAACTAACTTGGTATTTTTTCAGTAGTATACACAGTATGCTGTATATGCCGTttcagtgcaaatttttactttattctCCTTTCCCGAAATCCTCATATGCACATTGTACACATAATTCAAGCTGTAAGAATATGCTTTTGGTGCTCCGCCTGGTTGTACATAAATTTTGTAGGCTAATACATTATGCCGCATGGATTTCAGAAGGGCTAACTTTGCTAAATCAGCTTCGATAGATCTATCAATTTATCAAATCAATTTATGTGGTGGAGCATTGATGGTAGCAGCCGTAGAGTTAAGATTTGAAAGTCATTTTCGGGCTTAggtttgaaaaaaacattCGGGCCCGAATTAACGCTCACACTTAGCCACTTTCTTTACACGAGTGTGCATGCGCGGATGTTGTCAAACAAACTTCCCGGAGAGACTAAAGCACAACTTGTAGAAAATGATGACATCAAAAGATGACTCTGATTCATTCGGTATATATAACTTTCGGGCatgtatttgaaaaaatggggttcaagttaaaatataaatcacgATTACACCTCAGCGAAGTACATACGCACTTAATCCaggtaaagtttttttcaggaaaacaaattaaattttagtaTCATTGTTTTTGTACTGCAGACGTGCGAATTTTCATCGTTTTGTGAGATATTGTTCTCAAAACGTGATGTAAGACATGTCAGTTTACACAGCGCACTTAAACAGAGGTAGATGAGCTTAAAGGAAGTGAAAGTGATGCGTACTGACGTGCATTTCTCTTACACATCAACAAGTCAAATGCGCGGTAAATAAAATCAACCAATTTTTGGTTCATGCCTTCACAGATTCGTGTGACTTTTACGGCTCTGTTGTCCGGACGTTGACGGACTCAAACTTTTGGTCCCATCTTCCGTTGGTGGATCAACctataaaaacacaatttaactttaaatagATAATATTTGGATTTGCTCGAAAAGCATAAACAGAATTTggctatataggcctatacatctTACCGTTATTGTGGGCACCTGTTGTGGGGTCCGGTCAGCATTTGTTTTTATCGTCGTCTGTGGTCCAAATAAATCTGTAGGATTGTGCTTTATGAAATATCTGTGACCGTTGTTTTGTATTGTGGCCGAAGGTGAATGATATTTcttatttgtgaaaaataatcGCACAGACGTCAGCAAAGAAAAGTTTCTGTGCGAGTTTATTGTTACATTTTCGTGATTTATGGTGTTGTCTTTATATTCTATTCGCAACGCTGATGACGTACGCGTTGCATCGCTTTTGCTGCGTCGATGAACGCTAGGGCTGTCCAGCTTATGTTGAGGATGAAGTCCACTTATAAGATCGTGGTTGCTCATTCTTCGTCTCCTTCTACTAATGACGTCACTGGAATGCGGCAGGAATTTGGCTTGAACTTCGGCTGAGCTGCGTCTAAAACTGTCCCCAAATTTTCGCGAGATGATTTGATTATTTTGGGGGTTCAGGCTTGAAGAAACATTTCTTTTGTCATCAAAATTATATGAAAGTTGGTTGTAAAACCGTACTATACTATCAAGTTTATTTTCGCTGGTTGAATTTGTTATTTCCGACACTTTGTAACTAATCGTGTTTGCTTTCTTCGCCCTCATGGCTGCAGTGCGCTCCTTCAGCTCTCTATGCAATTTCATGCTGGTGGCTGTGCGTGGGGATGTGAGGGGTGAAAGGGGCTCGTTCGAAAGTGTGTCGACATAATAGGACGGAATAAACGTTCCAGCAGCTTTTTCAGGCTTGCATTTAGTGACGCTATAATTTCCTTCTTGGGAGTCACTACGCACGAAGTACTTGTCGGCATATTTGGAATGAAAAAATTCGTTGATGTGCATGTAACTCTCAGCAAATGAAAATGACCGTTCTTCTATTCTATTTGGAGTATATTCCGTTTGGTCTTCTTTGTTTAAACGTTGGGATATCAAAGCTTCGTGTGGATTAGCGATGTAATTGAACGATACACGAGTTGAAGTGAGTACACCATAATCGTCCGTTATACTTTCATGCTCACTCAAAGTTAAATTAGAATCCATTGACCTTTGTCGCTTGATCAGTCCTTGTTTCTTGCTTTGCTTGCCACGAAAACGCTTTAACTTTTTGCTTGCTTGTTCGGAACCAAGTGTTGAGCATAACCAGGTGAAAGCTTCGTTCAACCCGTTTCCAGTCGTAGCCGATACCATATGTACGTCTAATTAAAAAAAGGTTTTGTTAATATCATTAGGAATAATAACAAATTAGCAACTGCGATTCAGATCTAAACAAACGTctgttataagttatatatagTAAACATCAcgaaaaagagaaattttaattatatgCGATTTGTGAAGATAATGGCAAATTAATTATCTATATATGCTATTAACTCGACTACATCACAGCTTGTTTCCACTTACTATATTTACGAGCTTTACAGATACCGTGGAGATCAAGACGAAGTTTCAAATCTTCGGCTTTTACACTGTACCGAAGAATGTCAGTCTTGTTTACGATCACTAAAAGGGGAACTTTTTTCCTTTCTGGTCGGGTCATAAAATCCTGTCAAGGCAAATCAAATAATGAAGTAAGCTAGATAGGCTATATAATAAGTATAAGCGAAGTCTCCAAAAAAAAGCGCTTTAGCGCCTTGGCATTTTGCTCCATTTCTGCAGGTGGCTTGAGGTTTACTACAATTATTCGTTACGTAGTTATTATGActgaattattattatcaaccTTCAACAATTATCATTTTCAATTGAGCACACAAACATAAGATTAGAAGAGGACAACGGGCTTTGCTTTTTAAGATACTTTTCGGCTTTTacagcaaaaaataattagacCTCTTACAGTAAGTAgcgttttgttttcttctatTCTTTGAACATCGCTACAATCCATGACATATATTATTGCAGATGCAGTAAGGAGATAATGTTTCCATAAAGGTACAATCTTTTTGTCTCCTCCCACATCCATTACATCCAGTTCAATGTCATCGAAAGGTAACACTTCCATGTTAAACCCTAAATtaatatcataaaaatataaagatAGTTCAATGTAGAGCAGCTTAGTTTTCGAAACAAAATTGACTGCGTTaagaaaaattaatacaatttattaaaagtttttgcaaaaattttatggtAAATTGTGGTTGCAAATTGCGCATTGTTGGGAAGTCTGTTCTGAGTTCTAGctagaaaatttgttcaattaacTTGGTCAACCAAAGTGGCCTTCTACTCTTATGTCAAACTGACGGCCTGACGGCTCTGTTACAACCTTGAGAGCAAATGAAATCTGGTATTCTGACATTTTAAgctattaatttttatttttattttatttttttattattttattatttattatttttaatgttatatttttaagaaaaaaatcacaatTAGACCTTTAGAAAGATGCTGTTTGATTGTCGTTTTAACTCAACCAGATTTGGTgagacaaaaacttttttgttttacaaatgtaGTTACTTCGattcattttaataaattgaagCGACCATAAAAGTaaggttttacaaaaacaactttgcaaTAACGTAAGTGGGTTTGTAGATCAGGCAGCATGCCATAGTGCATGCACAGTCGTCATATTTACGCGGCActtatatatacaatattaaAAAGTGTGTGTGATTCATTCTACAGATAGGTGACGGTAGATTTCCTGGGTTTGTTTGTCCCTTACAAAAACACCACTGCTGTGCGTAATTACGTCACCGATAAGTATCTCAAATTAACTTCTAACCTTGTTCCTGCAAGTAGGCCTAGTATATACCACAAACCAACATTGGGATTTGAAACTATTTCGTTTTAACTCGTCGATAATACAGCAAAAGGATGTAATTGGCtgccaatttttatttgcaaacctGTATTACTTCATCTTGAAGAATTTTTTTCTGAGGATTTCAATAGGCAGAAAATTAATGAATCAACTCACCTCAACTAGTTAACACTGAGTTCATAAGCACTTATTAGTGTTGGATAtattttaacaagaaattaTGTTGTGGAACCAGATGAACGAAACTGCAAATTAGCTTTCTCTGTATCGTAACGAAACCTTAGTAGTATATATTTCCTTGTAACAACAACTGTATAACTATCAGTAACTGTAAACCAGCTACCGTGCAGGTCATACAGGTACTGCATCCAATTGAACAGTACTAGCAATCGTAACTCACTAAACAACTGTGAAGAAGCACTTTACTTGCGTCATTTTACTccaatttgttttgtatagGTCCTGGTATTTAGTTATTCGTTAAATCATTATATCTTTGATGGCAATCGACATCCACGCCCAGAATATTTGAATTTACGACTTACCGAATGTTGGAGCAGAAATTATCTTCTTACCAGCTAAAACCTTGTACAATATTGTTGTTTTCCCGGTATTATCCAGACCTGtttcatcaaaaaagaaattacgaATTTCGCACATTCTCGTTTCGTTCGTTTATTCCAGAAACAGGATATTTCCTTTTTACATGCTGTGTGCAGCTCATCCGtaaggcaaaacaaaaattcaaaacacgACTAAATTACAACAACACATAAgtaaattcaataaaaatctTTCTCAGCAACTTTGAGAAGAATCTATTCTTGAATGAAACGTACCAAGCATAAGGACTGCAACTCTTCGTTTTTGCAGTAATCTACCCATCATTGAACCCATCTTCACCTACACTGCCCTGACTGAAACAACCAGCTCAGACCCACTGCCATTGTGTTTTAAAagcaacttttgttttattccgTCAACGATATGCCATAAGACAAGCGACGACGCTCACGGTTTCTCACAACTAGTGTTCCGCTTTCTCCGCAATAACAATGGTGGATTGATTTAATAAGCACGAGCTATTGATTGCTGTAAGTTAAATAGGAAACAGTTATGACGAGCGCATGATTATTCACAACACAGAGTCTCCTAATTGAGCTTATGAGGAATTTGCCCTAATGGGTGGTTGGCCCGTATGTTTCTATAGTTGTGTAATCGTCCTGTTATATCAatataattagtaattacttcGCGTATTCTTTGATAGCAATAACCAGACGAGAAAggtgaaatatatttacaaCCAAGATTATATTGCATGTCATGGATGC contains the following coding sequences:
- the LOC143448502 gene encoding uncharacterized protein LOC143448502, with the translated sequence MGSMMGRLLQKRRVAVLMLGLDNTGKTTILYKVLAGKKIISAPTFGFNMEVLPFDDIELDVMDVGGDKKIVPLWKHYLLTASAIIYVMDCSDVQRIEENKTLLTDFMTRPERKKVPLLVIVNKTDILRYSVKAEDLKLRLDLHGICKARKYNVHMVSATTGNGLNEAFTWLCSTLGSEQASKKLKRFRGKQSKKQGLIKRQRSMDSNLTLSEHESITDDYGVLTSTRVSFNYIANPHEALISQRLNKEDQTEYTPNRIEERSFSFAESYMHINEFFHSKYADKYFVRSDSQEGNYSVTKCKPEKAAGTFIPSYYVDTLSNEPLSPLTSPRTATSMKLHRELKERTAAMRAKKANTISYKVSEITNSTSENKLDSIVRFYNQLSYNFDDKRNVSSSLNPQNNQIISRKFGDSFRRSSAEVQAKFLPHSSDVISRRRRRMSNHDLISGLHPQHKLDSPSVHRRSKSDATRTSSALRIEYKDNTINHENVTINSHRNFSLLTSVRLFFTNKKYHSPSATIQNNGHRYFIKHNPTDLFGPQTTIKTNADRTPQQVPTITVDPPTEDGTKSLSPSTSGQQSRKSHTNL